From Rutidosis leptorrhynchoides isolate AG116_Rl617_1_P2 chromosome 3, CSIRO_AGI_Rlap_v1, whole genome shotgun sequence, a single genomic window includes:
- the LOC139897085 gene encoding histone H3.2-like: MARTKQTARKSTGGKAPRKQLATKAARKSAPATGGVKKPHRFRPGTVALREIRKYQKSTELLIRKLPFQRLVREIAQDFKTDLRFQSSAVAALQEASEAYLVGLFEDTNLCAIHAKRVTIMPKDMQLARRIRGERA; this comes from the coding sequence ATGGCTCGTACAAAACAAACAGCAAGGAAATCAACCGGAGGAAAGGCTCCCAGGAAGCAATTGGCAACCAAAGCTGCAAGGAAATCAGCTCCGGCGACCGGAGGAGTGAAGAAGCCACACAGATTCAGGCCAGGAACCGTCGCTCTCAGAGAAATCAGAAAGTATCAGAAGAGTACCGAGCTGTTGATTAGGAAGCTTCCATTTCAAAGGCTTGTGAGAGAAATCGCTCAGGATTTCAAAACCGATCTCCGATTCCAGAGCTCCGCTGTTGCTGCTCTTCAAGAAGCTTCTGAGGCTTATTTGGTTGGACTATTTGAAGATACGAATTTGTGTGCGATTCATGCCAAGCGAGTTACAATCATGCCTAAGGATATGCAGCTTGCTCGTCGGATCCGTGGTGAACGTGCTTAG
- the LOC139897086 gene encoding probable UDP-arabinose 4-epimerase 3, translated as MNFNKPRSQPRPTRSYALGGVDHTEPIKKKGFVRKIALATTLIVLCIFMLKQSPSFKTPSPFSRHETGIIHVLVTGGAGYIGSHATLRLLKDSYRVTIVDNLSRGNLGAVRVLQDLFPEPGRLQFIYADLGDAKAVNKIFSENAFDAVMHFAAVAYVGESTLDPLKYYHNITSNTLLVLEAMARHNVNTLIYSSTCATYGEPEKMPITEETPQHPINPYGKAKKMSEDIIQDLHKNSDMAVMILRYFNVIGSDPDGRLGEAPRPELREHGRISGACFDAARGITNGLKVRGTDYKTPDGTCIRDYIDVTDLVDAHVKALENAKPGQVGIYNVGTGKGRSVKEFVEACKKATGASIKVDYLPRRPGDYAEVFSDPSKILRELNWSAQFTDLEESLKVAWKWQKSHHNGYGPTKTSLVKRKFDGAY; from the exons ATGAACTTTAATAAGCCAAGAAGTCAGCCAAGGCCTACCAGGTCTTATGCTTTAGGAG GTGTGGATCATACAGAGCCAATCAAGAAAAAAGGATTTGTAAGAAAGATTGCACTGGCTACAACCCTTATAGTATTATGCATTTTCATGCTCAAACAATCCCCTAGTTTTAAAACCCCTAGCCCA TTCTCACGGCACGAAACAGGAATAATTCACGTTTTAGTAACTGGAGGTGCTGGCTATATTGGTTCTCATGCTACATTGCGCCTTTTGAAAGACTCTTATCGTGTAACTATAGtg GACAATCTTTCTCGTGGAAACTTAGGCGCTGTTAGAGTTCTTCAAGACTTATTTCCAGAACCTGGGAGACTTCAATTCATTTACGCTGATTTGGGAGATGCAAAAGCC GTAAATAAAATCTTTTCTGAAAATGCATTTGATGCAGTGATGCATTTTGCAGCGGTTGCATATGTTGGGGAAAGTACACTTGATCCGCTAAA GTATTATCACAATATTACGTCAAATACCCTGCTGGTATTGGAGGCTATGGCAAGACACAATGTTAATACTCTAATATACTCTAGCACATGTGCTACTTATGGAGAGCCTGAAAAGATGCCAATAACAGAAGAAACTCCTCAG CACCCAATCAACCCTTACGGGAAAGCAAAAAAGATGTCAGAAGATATTATTCAGGATCTCCATAAAAACTCAGACATGGCGGTCATGATTTTAAG ATACTTCAATGTGATTGGGTCTGATCCAGATGGTAGATTAGGTGAAGCACCCAGACCTGAATTACGTGAACATGGAAGAATATCGGGTGCATGTTTCGATGCGGCCCGTGGCATTACTAATGGGCTAAAG GTTCGAGGAACAGACTATAAAACCCCTGATGGAACTTGCATAAGGGATTACATTGATGTTACTGATTTAGTTGATGCTCATGTAAAAGCGCTTGAGAATGCAAAACCTGGACAAGTTGGAATATACAATGTTGGAACAGGCAAAG GTAGATCAGTTAAAGAGTTTGTGGAAGCTTGTAAGAAAGCAACAGGGGCATCGATCAAAGTAGACTACTTGCCACGTAGACCTGGTGACTATGCTGAGGTGTTCAGTGACCCGTCAAAGATACTACGTGAACTCAACTGGTCAGCACAGTTTACCGATCTAGAAGAGAGTTTAAAGGTTGCATGGAAATGGCAGAAGTCGCATCATAACGGATACGGACCCACAAAAACTTCTTTAGTAAAACGGAAATTTGACGGAGCTTATTGA
- the LOC139900678 gene encoding protein FAR-RED IMPAIRED RESPONSE 1-like has translation MEPEREYDISDEDINVIQNDEATATRKNETPGGSLYYAPIVDKRFLPVIGHNYGTLDQCEEMYRLYAYHACFEIRKAGQKTAKSELVKQKYYLCNKAGTPKEVYFDTLQETKKNAQDVGLKNWKRDLNVFINATDSQMLVNKMEERKKYVPGFSFEYKLEKSQLHSIFWADEVAKCNYKEFSNVISFDATYRTNRYNLKFVPFTGIDNHRRCVTVAAAMIRDETAESYKWLLNSFMKIFGKEPNMIVTDQDKSMAIAIKEVFKTAKHRLCMWHIMRKVPSKIQEANPNIEHKQEKDFKKRFNKIVWNMYIEPTVFEEKWEKLMDDFSLKNDSWFKYMFDIRSSWIPAYFIETEMFGLMRTTSRSESENAFFTLYKICIKSVDFYGRL, from the exons ATGGAACCAGAGAGGGAATACGATATCAGTGATGAAGACATCAACGTAATCCAGAATGATGAAG CAACTGCAACGCGTAAAAACGAAACACCAGGTGGATCATTGTATTATGCACCAATTGTTGACAAACGTTTCTTACCGGTCATTGGTCATAATTATggaacacttgatcaatgtgaagaGATGTATAGGTTATATGCATATCATGCATGTTTTGAAATAAGAAAGGCTGGACAAAAAACTGCAAAATCTGAATTAGTCAAACAAAAATATTACTTATGCAACAAGGCTGGCACACCAAAGGAAGTCTACTTTGACACATTACAAGAAACTAAAAAGAATGCACAGGATGTAGGGCTAAA AAACTGGAAACGAGATTTGAATGTGTTTATCAATGCAACTGATTCTCAAATGCTCGTTAACAAAATGGAAGAAAGGAAAAAATATGTTCCCGGTTTTTCATTTGAGTACAAGCTTGAAAAAAGTCAATTACATTCCATTTTCTGGGCGGATGAAGTTGCAAAGTGTAACTACAAGGAGTTTAGTAATGTTATCTCATTTGATGCAACATATAGAACAAACAG GTACAACCTCAAGTTTGTACCATTTACTGGAATAGATAACCACCGTAGGTGTGTCACTGTTGCTGCGGCAATGATCAGGGATGAAACAGCCGAGAGTTACAAATGGCTACTTAATAGCTTCATGAAGATATTTGGGAAAGAGCCAAACATGATTGTGACAGATCAGGACAAATCAATGGCGATAGCCATAAAAGAGGTCTTTAAGACGGCAAAGCATAGACTATGCATGTGGCACATTATGCGGAAGGTGCCATCAAAG ATTCAAGAAGCAAATCCTAATATTGAACACAAACAAGAAAAAGACTTCAAGAAGAGATTTAATAAAATTGTGTGGAATATGTACATAGAACCaactgtttttgaagaaaaatgGGAAAAGTTGATGGACGATTTTTCATTGAAGAATGACAGTtggttcaaatatatgtttgatatcAGATCAAGTTGGATACCAGCATATTTCATCGAAACTGAAATGTTTGGTTTGATGCGAACTACTTCAAGATCAGAGAGTGAAAATGCTTTTTTCACACTTTACAAGATCTGcatcaaatctgttgacttttatgGACGGCTTTGA